Proteins found in one Paenibacillus borealis genomic segment:
- a CDS encoding helix-turn-helix domain-containing protein: MDAIHIRIGHNLQRVRKQRQLSLDKVANLTGVSKGMLHQIERGDTQPTVTTVWKIATGLNISFSSLIKDDKPTISIVNRKEVPDITEDNGNFLVYLLFPFHPQTQIEIFTIVLKPKGNYVSTPHNEGVQEYITVVTGEFKIMVRDDEYTLPTGGAIRFAGNVTHKYINDTDEDVILQVVMHYPES, translated from the coding sequence TTGGATGCTATTCATATCAGGATAGGACACAACTTGCAACGTGTGAGAAAGCAAAGGCAGTTAAGCTTAGATAAAGTGGCAAATTTAACTGGGGTCAGCAAAGGTATGCTACATCAAATTGAGCGAGGGGACACACAGCCAACAGTGACCACCGTTTGGAAAATTGCAACGGGACTTAATATTTCTTTTTCATCCCTAATTAAAGACGACAAACCTACAATATCAATCGTTAATCGAAAAGAAGTACCAGATATAACGGAGGATAACGGTAATTTTCTAGTCTATTTATTATTTCCATTCCATCCGCAAACTCAAATTGAAATTTTCACGATTGTATTAAAACCTAAAGGGAATTATGTTTCCACACCCCACAATGAGGGTGTCCAAGAGTACATTACTGTTGTTACAGGGGAATTTAAAATCATGGTTAGGGATGACGAGTATACCCTTCCTACAGGAGGCGCTATTCGGTTTGCAGGAAACGTTACACACAAATATATAAATGACACGGATGAAGATGTCATCCTACAAGTTGTCATGCATTATCCTGAATCGTAA
- a CDS encoding alanine--tRNA ligase-related protein, with translation MVEKVFWATPYLTKLDTRIASVNGNDITVERTIFYAFSGGQESDTGLIGGYSVHQAKKDGHDIIYTVEEGHDLKVGDQVTMAIDWDRRYRLMRLHFAAEVVLELAYKHLKSIEKIGAHIAQDKARIDFVWHENISKSFPLIEKESREIIVANLDIISDFSDEGNGRRYWEVKGFSKVSCGGTHLKKTGEVGEIKLKRNNIGRGKERIEIYVSE, from the coding sequence ATGGTTGAAAAAGTATTTTGGGCAACCCCATACTTAACAAAACTAGATACTCGCATAGCCAGTGTAAATGGCAATGACATTACAGTGGAACGAACCATCTTTTATGCTTTCTCTGGTGGACAAGAAAGTGATACAGGATTGATTGGCGGATATTCCGTACATCAAGCAAAGAAAGATGGTCATGATATCATTTATACAGTTGAAGAAGGGCATGATTTAAAAGTTGGTGATCAAGTGACGATGGCCATAGATTGGGATCGTCGTTACAGACTTATGAGACTTCATTTTGCTGCGGAGGTTGTATTAGAATTAGCTTATAAACATTTGAAAAGTATCGAGAAAATAGGCGCTCATATCGCTCAAGATAAAGCCCGAATAGATTTCGTGTGGCACGAGAACATTTCAAAATCATTTCCTTTGATCGAGAAAGAATCTCGTGAGATCATTGTGGCAAACCTCGACATCATTAGTGATTTCAGTGACGAAGGAAACGGAAGAAGATATTGGGAAGTTAAAGGTTTTTCAAAGGTTTCCTGCGGTGGAACTCACTTGAAGAAAACAGGCGAAGTTGGCGAAATTAAGTTGAAGCGTAACAATATTGGGCGAGGGAAAGAAAGAATCGAAATCTATGTAAGTGAATAA
- a CDS encoding cupin domain-containing protein, whose protein sequence is MLDPVLQAPDVKLAADSNQVLNYKRDANNYITQLFGEQLPAIRNGFFNAHMSKGFIVQPHWHTNVTEMVFVISGELITSVFDPFTQKLMTYHLKPGQVSIFPKGWFHWILAESDQVHFLTIFDAPTPDIVFGSDFLRAIPKEVIQRAYCINEEDYAKAVAPLKESVILGPPPGCVVSGAAENGVHPNAQAMPYNGMTEGMNTGKAAKGMPSYTAQQPAAAFYPYPMYPRR, encoded by the coding sequence ATGCTGGATCCAGTATTGCAGGCCCCGGACGTGAAGCTCGCAGCCGATTCAAACCAGGTACTTAACTATAAAAGGGATGCCAATAATTATATTACACAGCTTTTTGGCGAGCAGCTTCCGGCGATCCGGAACGGGTTCTTCAATGCGCATATGAGCAAGGGGTTTATTGTTCAGCCGCACTGGCACACGAATGTGACGGAGATGGTGTTCGTCATCAGCGGCGAGCTGATTACCTCAGTGTTCGATCCGTTCACCCAGAAGCTGATGACCTATCATCTGAAGCCCGGACAGGTGTCCATCTTCCCCAAGGGCTGGTTCCACTGGATTCTGGCCGAGAGTGACCAGGTCCATTTCCTGACCATCTTCGATGCGCCTACGCCTGATATTGTGTTCGGGTCAGACTTCCTGCGTGCGATTCCCAAAGAGGTGATCCAGCGGGCCTATTGTATCAATGAAGAGGACTATGCCAAGGCGGTTGCCCCGCTGAAGGAATCGGTGATTCTTGGACCTCCTCCGGGATGTGTGGTTTCCGGTGCCGCAGAGAATGGCGTTCATCCCAATGCACAGGCGATGCCTTATAACGGTATGACGGAAGGTATGAACACGGGCAAAGCCGCCAAGGGAATGCCTTCATACACAGCCCAGCAGCCTGCGGCGGCATTTTATCCATACCCGATGTATCCGCGCCGCTAG
- a CDS encoding amino acid permease: MEEGKQGNQVKREKLEKLAKLEKLDKLEKIQKLRETGHPGKKGLSVWQLTMLALGTVVGGSFFLGSSVAIRAAGPSVLLAYVIGGVLVYLILSALSEMTVANPAPGSFRTYTEQAFGRGAGFTVGWVYWTGLVLAMSSEATAVSILLQGWFPALPLALAGTGIIILVTLLNLLGAERLGKLESGLAAFKLLAIVAFIVIAVAIVAGIGSRGAGAAGINVVRSQSFFPGGIAGIAGSMLMVMFTYAGFEVLGLAASETGNPGVTVPRAIRRTILLLVSLYLAAMAALFLLLPRALVSEQISPFVSALSLYGLGWTGTVMNIVLVSAILSTMLASVFGLGRMLRSLAEEGHTPGWMRDRSDIPYRGIIISGSAMLAGLGLGLLLPQGVYLFLVSSGGFALLFSYFIIMASHYRLRQRNGGPFTGQRGLRGYPYSSWIAMGSLVAILASMPLIPGQGGGLAAGIMFVLLFSGIYAVGALRKRREAGGRPQPSLQVKVPGARAQMEAAEELTEGHQGRSEERHNHPAKGNKHSSQGRKKSGGKQKKRKRK, from the coding sequence ATGGAGGAAGGGAAGCAAGGCAATCAGGTGAAGCGTGAGAAGCTGGAGAAGCTGGCGAAACTGGAGAAGCTGGACAAGCTGGAGAAGATACAGAAACTGCGTGAGACCGGGCATCCGGGGAAAAAGGGGTTATCCGTATGGCAGCTGACGATGCTGGCGCTGGGGACAGTGGTCGGCGGTTCATTCTTCCTGGGGTCTTCCGTGGCGATCCGGGCGGCAGGACCGTCTGTGCTGCTGGCCTATGTAATCGGAGGTGTCCTGGTCTATCTGATCCTGTCCGCCCTGTCGGAAATGACAGTGGCGAATCCGGCACCGGGCTCGTTCCGCACGTATACCGAGCAGGCGTTTGGCCGGGGAGCGGGATTTACAGTCGGCTGGGTATACTGGACAGGCCTCGTGCTTGCGATGTCCAGTGAAGCAACAGCAGTATCCATTCTGCTGCAGGGCTGGTTCCCTGCTCTGCCGCTGGCGCTGGCCGGCACGGGAATCATCATTCTGGTAACGCTGCTGAATCTGCTCGGGGCAGAACGGCTGGGGAAGCTTGAGAGCGGATTGGCAGCCTTCAAGCTGCTGGCCATTGTAGCTTTTATTGTGATCGCGGTGGCTATTGTAGCGGGTATCGGAAGCAGGGGGGCAGGAGCCGCAGGAATTAATGTGGTGCGCAGCCAGAGCTTTTTCCCCGGGGGGATTGCCGGTATCGCGGGCAGCATGCTCATGGTGATGTTTACATATGCTGGATTTGAAGTGCTGGGCCTGGCTGCCTCGGAAACAGGTAATCCCGGAGTCACTGTTCCAAGAGCGATCCGGCGGACAATCCTGCTCCTGGTCAGCCTCTATCTGGCTGCGATGGCCGCACTGTTTCTGCTGCTGCCCCGGGCTCTGGTCTCCGAACAAATCAGTCCGTTTGTGTCTGCGCTCAGCCTGTATGGGCTCGGCTGGACCGGGACGGTGATGAATATCGTCCTGGTTTCCGCTATTTTGTCTACGATGCTAGCCTCAGTATTCGGCCTCGGCCGGATGCTCCGCTCATTGGCGGAGGAGGGACATACTCCGGGCTGGATGCGGGACCGCTCGGATATTCCATACCGCGGTATAATCATCTCCGGCAGCGCAATGCTGGCCGGTCTGGGGCTTGGCTTGCTTTTGCCGCAGGGAGTCTACTTGTTTCTGGTCAGCTCCGGCGGCTTCGCGCTGCTGTTCTCCTATTTCATTATCATGGCCAGCCATTACAGGCTGCGCCAGCGCAATGGGGGACCGTTCACCGGACAGCGCGGATTACGCGGCTATCCCTACAGCTCTTGGATTGCCATGGGGAGCCTGGTAGCCATTCTTGCCAGCATGCCGCTCATTCCCGGACAGGGCGGAGGTCTGGCAGCGGGAATTATGTTTGTTCTGCTGTTCTCGGGCATTTATGCGGTGGGGGCACTGCGCAAGAGGAGAGAAGCCGGTGGAAGGCCGCAGCCTTCCCTGCAGGTCAAGGTACCCGGAGCCAGAGCACAGATGGAGGCTGCGGAGGAATTGACAGAGGGTCATCAGGGACGATCGGAAGAACGTCATAATCACCCTGCGAAGGGCAATAAGCATTCCAGCCAAGGCCGGAAAAAGTCTGGAGGCAAGCAGAAGAAGCGGAAGCGAAAGTAG
- a CDS encoding sensor histidine kinase, producing the protein MSILMKLNVQLKQLKLVHQINVAFVLSLLFVLSITGVMIHYVLMDHFIGKEQEGLRTLGATLTASIEQQPVTATRAVPMEESELFPVSYATLSSGVQAIVTDQQGNVVSGTLPAAPVQAEAVTGMAAVEAGSLQNLWDGNDPRYLVQVNALPQGKLTLLTPVSRIKAIEQALLKRLILVFAAGAAVMLLFSLFITRKLIDPLISLREELKKVKNRRFAEVNLIRAGGEIGSVAQTVYEMAGELHRFNRVQKQFFQNASHELKSPLMSISGYAEGIRDGIFEGEDIRKGLDIILGESGRLRDLVGEMTLLAKLDSEEDIFRAVECDLAELLTEAVERVNPLLTVRKLSLHTEISADSGLILRADRDKLLQALLNVLSNAARYADRRIDIHGYVSKGLITLKVSDDGPGIPQELLPSLFHRFVKGKNGDSGLGLAIARAIVERCGGSITARNCPEGGAILTFEFPSAAG; encoded by the coding sequence ATGAGTATACTGATGAAGCTTAACGTGCAGCTGAAGCAGCTGAAGCTGGTGCACCAGATTAATGTGGCCTTTGTGTTGTCTCTGCTGTTTGTCCTGTCCATCACCGGAGTGATGATCCATTATGTACTGATGGACCATTTCATCGGCAAGGAGCAGGAGGGACTGCGGACGCTGGGAGCTACGCTGACAGCCAGCATAGAGCAGCAGCCGGTCACGGCAACTCGTGCAGTCCCTATGGAAGAAAGTGAATTGTTTCCGGTTTCCTATGCTACGCTTTCAAGCGGAGTACAGGCTATTGTGACGGATCAGCAGGGGAATGTGGTGTCGGGAACCCTTCCGGCAGCACCCGTACAAGCGGAGGCTGTTACCGGCATGGCGGCTGTAGAGGCGGGCAGCCTGCAGAACTTATGGGACGGCAACGACCCGCGCTATCTTGTGCAGGTAAATGCGCTGCCCCAAGGCAAACTGACCCTGCTGACCCCTGTCAGCAGAATCAAAGCCATCGAGCAGGCATTGCTCAAACGGCTGATTCTTGTTTTTGCCGCTGGTGCAGCCGTGATGCTCCTGTTCAGCCTGTTTATTACGAGGAAGCTGATTGATCCGCTCATCAGCCTGCGTGAGGAACTCAAAAAAGTGAAAAACCGCCGGTTTGCCGAGGTGAATCTGATCCGGGCAGGAGGGGAGATCGGTTCTGTAGCCCAGACCGTATACGAAATGGCCGGTGAATTGCACAGGTTCAACCGGGTACAGAAGCAGTTCTTCCAGAATGCCTCGCATGAGCTGAAATCTCCGCTGATGTCGATATCCGGTTATGCGGAGGGCATCAGGGACGGGATTTTTGAAGGTGAAGATATCCGTAAAGGTCTGGATATTATCCTCGGTGAAAGCGGACGGCTAAGGGACCTGGTGGGCGAAATGACGCTGCTGGCCAAGCTGGACAGTGAGGAGGATATATTCCGGGCGGTGGAATGCGATCTGGCAGAGCTTCTCACCGAGGCGGTAGAGCGGGTCAATCCGCTGCTTACTGTAAGAAAGCTGTCGCTGCACACTGAGATCTCCGCAGACAGCGGGCTAATACTGAGGGCTGACCGCGATAAGCTGCTGCAGGCACTGCTGAACGTCTTATCCAATGCTGCACGTTATGCGGACAGGAGGATTGATATCCATGGCTATGTAAGCAAGGGCCTGATTACTTTAAAAGTTTCGGATGACGGTCCCGGCATTCCGCAGGAGCTGCTGCCTAGTCTATTTCACAGGTTCGTCAAAGGTAAAAATGGTGATTCCGGGCTGGGTCTGGCCATCGCGCGCGCCATTGTGGAACGCTGCGGCGGAAGCATTACCGCCCGGAACTGCCCGGAAGGCGGTGCCATCCTTACCTTTGAATTTCCGTCCGCAGCAGGCTGA
- a CDS encoding MBL fold metallo-hydrolase, with the protein MNTHYHGDHHYGNMEFADCVIISSELTREVLTMNGPPELGEWQGGLQKQIAALQEVRSSAAEPRVREALGYEITEKQALLEATPSIRRVTAAVTFKDTLNIHGSGRSIQLFTYGGGHTVSDTMVYIADVQVLIAGDLVLNKSHPAMLHGFPEAWAVIVERIGREIEFTRLIPGHGGVAGRESIAEMLNYLQEIQAYAAAAARSGESADFWLAKGIPAPFDTWEGSHIFEWNFRWLYDTYNHS; encoded by the coding sequence GTGAATACCCACTATCACGGGGATCATCATTACGGGAATATGGAGTTTGCCGACTGTGTCATCATTTCCTCGGAGCTTACCCGTGAAGTGTTGACAATGAATGGTCCGCCAGAGCTTGGGGAATGGCAGGGAGGTCTGCAGAAGCAGATTGCAGCGCTGCAGGAGGTTCGTAGTTCTGCTGCAGAACCCCGTGTACGTGAAGCCCTGGGATATGAAATAACGGAGAAGCAGGCTTTGCTGGAGGCAACACCTTCGATCCGCAGAGTGACGGCAGCGGTGACGTTCAAGGATACGCTGAATATTCACGGGTCCGGAAGGTCCATACAGCTGTTTACATACGGCGGCGGCCATACCGTCAGCGACACCATGGTATACATTGCTGATGTTCAGGTGCTGATAGCAGGGGATCTGGTGCTGAACAAATCCCATCCGGCTATGCTGCATGGCTTCCCTGAAGCATGGGCCGTAATTGTGGAGCGGATCGGCCGCGAGATTGAATTCACCCGGCTGATCCCCGGACATGGAGGTGTTGCCGGACGTGAGAGCATCGCTGAAATGTTAAATTATCTTCAAGAAATTCAGGCCTATGCTGCAGCGGCTGCCCGGAGCGGGGAGAGCGCAGATTTCTGGCTCGCAAAGGGAATTCCGGCACCGTTTGATACATGGGAGGGCTCTCATATCTTTGAGTGGAATTTCCGCTGGCTGTACGATACATATAATCATTCCTGA
- a CDS encoding NADH:flavin oxidoreductase, which yields MTHLQNNNHSVQALFQPYTIHQLTLPTRIVMSPMARAFSPEGVPGPDVAAYYRRRAENGVGLVITEGAIIDHPSATSEPGLPKLYSEAALNGWAEVVRQVHEAGGRIFPQIVHMGMIRPNGSQPNPEAPSIGPSGLDLEGNKAGEPMTEEEIADVIQAYASAALHAKEAGFDGIELHGAHGFLIDQFFWAKTNQRTDRYGGDLVKRARFAVQVVEAVRAVVGPDYPVAMRLSQWKMGDYTARLADTPEQLKDLLNVLVDAGVDIFHCSVRRFWEPEFAGSDLSFAGWVKKLTGKTTITVGSVGMDSDPSEGEGQDHPGLPGLVERLNNNEFDLVAVGRALLGDPAWAVKIRDGRLSELQAFTPESVANLI from the coding sequence ATGACTCATCTGCAGAACAACAATCATTCCGTACAAGCCTTGTTTCAGCCTTATACTATACATCAATTGACCCTGCCGACACGAATTGTCATGTCGCCGATGGCCCGTGCCTTCTCGCCTGAAGGTGTGCCGGGACCGGATGTAGCCGCTTATTACCGTCGCCGTGCCGAGAACGGTGTCGGTCTTGTGATAACCGAAGGTGCCATAATTGACCATCCGTCAGCAACCAGTGAGCCCGGTTTACCTAAGCTTTATAGTGAAGCAGCATTGAACGGCTGGGCTGAAGTGGTCAGACAGGTGCATGAAGCAGGGGGCAGGATTTTCCCGCAAATCGTGCATATGGGTATGATCCGGCCGAATGGTTCCCAGCCTAACCCGGAAGCCCCGTCAATCGGTCCTTCAGGATTGGATCTGGAGGGTAACAAGGCAGGAGAGCCGATGACTGAAGAGGAAATAGCGGATGTTATTCAGGCTTATGCCTCTGCAGCACTTCATGCCAAAGAAGCCGGCTTCGACGGCATTGAGCTTCACGGAGCCCATGGCTTTCTGATAGACCAGTTCTTCTGGGCGAAGACGAATCAGCGGACTGACCGCTACGGCGGTGATCTGGTAAAGCGTGCCCGGTTTGCGGTTCAGGTAGTCGAAGCGGTCCGTGCTGTCGTAGGTCCGGATTATCCCGTTGCCATGCGTCTGTCCCAGTGGAAAATGGGCGATTACACTGCCAGGCTGGCGGATACTCCTGAACAGCTGAAGGACCTGCTGAACGTGCTGGTGGACGCCGGAGTAGATATCTTCCACTGCTCGGTACGCCGTTTCTGGGAACCCGAGTTTGCCGGCTCAGACCTTAGCTTTGCCGGTTGGGTGAAGAAGCTGACAGGCAAGACAACCATTACTGTCGGATCGGTTGGCATGGACAGTGATCCATCCGAAGGGGAAGGACAGGATCATCCGGGACTTCCGGGACTTGTGGAGCGGCTGAACAACAACGAATTTGATCTGGTGGCAGTGGGACGGGCGCTTCTCGGAGACCCTGCCTGGGCAGTCAAAATCCGTGACGGACGGCTGAGTGAGCTTCAGGCGTTTACACCTGAATCGGTAGCAAATCTCATCTGA
- a CDS encoding TetR/AcrR family transcriptional regulator — protein MPSILSPNPNDPRVIRTRQLILDSFAEQLNTMDFNAITIQDITRKATINRATFYAHFPDKYALLESFLSDAFTELVLRKIDDQATLTEETLHTLVAALCDYHESSHHCLKKYDSLALIIEENIKMQLEQLLKRLLSGANSTADNRTLQTAATLLSWSIYGVTYRWNKEGRHESPSALAGRLVPLMNNGVSLLTAAGGE, from the coding sequence ATGCCCAGTATTCTTTCACCGAACCCGAACGACCCGCGCGTCATCCGGACACGCCAGTTAATTCTGGACTCATTCGCCGAGCAGTTAAATACTATGGACTTCAATGCAATCACCATACAGGATATCACGAGAAAAGCTACGATTAACCGGGCCACATTCTATGCTCATTTCCCTGACAAATACGCACTGCTCGAATCTTTTCTGTCAGATGCTTTCACGGAGCTTGTCCTCCGCAAAATCGATGACCAGGCAACCCTGACGGAGGAAACACTTCATACGCTGGTTGCCGCTCTTTGCGATTACCATGAATCAAGCCATCACTGCCTGAAGAAATATGATTCTCTGGCGCTGATTATTGAAGAGAATATTAAGATGCAGCTGGAGCAGCTGCTGAAAAGACTTCTAAGCGGGGCAAACAGCACTGCAGATAACCGCACACTGCAAACGGCTGCTACTCTGTTAAGCTGGTCCATCTACGGAGTAACCTACCGCTGGAATAAGGAAGGACGGCATGAATCTCCTTCTGCCCTGGCCGGCAGATTAGTACCTTTGATGAACAACGGAGTCTCCTTGTTAACTGCCGCTGGCGGAGAGTGA
- a CDS encoding response regulator transcription factor, with product MNKQTVIAVVDDDENIRNLVEAYLHKENFRTIGLGSAEEAWELWTNDPPGMWVLDIMLPGMDGYELCRRIRDEAEVPIIMISAKDNEVDKILGLELGSDDYLVKPFSPRELVARIKRQLERWERLQQPLPAAAPLPFPPGIGLGGLLLLPEERRAFWHGSEVELTSKEFLMLKVFAGHPNRAFTREELLGQVWGDDYFGSDRAVDHLIKRIRKKIDGLPLESVWGHGYRMREGQEG from the coding sequence ATGAACAAGCAAACGGTCATTGCCGTTGTAGACGATGATGAGAATATACGCAATTTGGTAGAGGCTTATTTACATAAGGAGAATTTCCGCACCATTGGCCTGGGAAGTGCCGAAGAGGCCTGGGAGCTGTGGACCAACGATCCTCCAGGCATGTGGGTGCTCGATATCATGCTTCCGGGGATGGACGGGTATGAGCTATGCAGGCGCATCCGTGATGAAGCAGAGGTGCCGATCATTATGATCTCAGCCAAAGATAATGAAGTTGATAAAATACTGGGCCTTGAGCTGGGCAGCGACGATTATCTGGTCAAGCCGTTTAGTCCCCGTGAGCTGGTAGCCCGGATCAAACGGCAGCTGGAGAGGTGGGAACGGCTTCAGCAGCCTCTGCCCGCTGCTGCACCTCTGCCTTTCCCTCCAGGGATAGGGCTGGGCGGGCTGCTGCTGCTGCCGGAAGAAAGAAGAGCCTTCTGGCACGGATCAGAGGTGGAGCTGACAAGTAAGGAATTCCTGATGCTGAAGGTGTTTGCCGGACATCCGAACCGGGCATTTACGCGGGAGGAACTGTTGGGCCAGGTCTGGGGTGATGATTATTTCGGCAGTGACCGCGCAGTGGACCATCTGATCAAACGCATCCGCAAAAAAATCGACGGATTGCCGCTGGAATCGGTCTGGGGACACGGCTACCGGATGAGAGAAGGGCAGGAAGGATGA
- a CDS encoding asparaginase, whose protein sequence is MIIPAPEVNFTASPFYNPSLKNVVILATGGTIAGSGEAHKTLNYEPGALPVQDLLDSVPHLERLANCAGVQVSNLCSADITSEHWLTLAAYINTLALREDVHGFVITHGTDTLDETSYFLNLVIKTDKPVIITGSMRPATAISADGPLNLYQSVALAANPDASGQGVMVVFAEGIYSGRDVQKVNTFKANAFDERDFGCLGYMRDSHAFFYTRTLKRHTTAAQFDVSAMTELPEVSVAYFHVDADPGILDYLATISKGIVIAGAGGGIYSKPWIDKVGELKNNNIPVVRCSRISSGITLKDSYIDLSANSIPCNSLVPQKARILLSLALTQTTGYDEIAAMFNEY, encoded by the coding sequence ATGATTATTCCAGCACCAGAAGTGAATTTTACTGCTTCCCCATTTTATAATCCCAGTCTCAAAAATGTAGTTATTCTTGCCACCGGCGGCACTATTGCCGGCAGCGGCGAAGCGCATAAAACCTTGAACTATGAACCCGGCGCCCTGCCCGTGCAGGATCTGCTTGATAGCGTGCCCCATCTGGAACGCCTTGCCAATTGTGCCGGCGTGCAGGTCAGCAATCTGTGCAGTGCAGATATCACCAGCGAACACTGGCTTACACTCGCTGCTTACATCAACACGCTCGCCCTCCGGGAGGATGTGCACGGCTTCGTAATTACCCACGGCACCGACACTCTGGATGAGACCTCCTATTTCCTCAACCTGGTGATCAAGACCGATAAACCGGTGATTATTACCGGCTCCATGCGTCCGGCGACGGCGATCAGTGCGGACGGACCGCTGAATCTGTATCAGTCCGTTGCACTGGCGGCCAATCCGGATGCGTCCGGACAGGGTGTGATGGTTGTCTTCGCCGAAGGCATCTACAGCGGACGGGATGTGCAGAAGGTGAACACCTTCAAGGCCAACGCTTTCGATGAGCGTGATTTCGGCTGCCTGGGCTACATGCGCGACAGTCATGCCTTCTTCTATACCCGCACCCTCAAAAGGCATACGACTGCAGCACAGTTCGATGTATCGGCCATGACGGAGCTGCCTGAAGTATCCGTTGCCTACTTCCATGTCGATGCCGATCCCGGTATTCTGGATTATCTCGCGACGATCTCCAAGGGCATTGTGATCGCCGGAGCAGGCGGAGGCATCTACAGCAAACCGTGGATTGATAAAGTAGGCGAGCTTAAGAACAATAACATCCCTGTGGTCCGCTGCTCGCGGATTTCAAGCGGAATCACGCTCAAGGACTCCTACATCGATCTGTCCGCCAATTCTATTCCCTGCAACAGTCTGGTGCCGCAAAAAGCAAGAATTCTGCTCTCCCTGGCGCTGACCCAAACCACCGGCTACGACGAAATTGCCGCAATGTTCAACGAATATTAA
- a CDS encoding GNAT family N-acetyltransferase, translating to MLKLDSRDYALALPLLSQVKINTLFAEAVLKGQTTGNVYVDSLQTPRTFYVAHDYGMSLVYGDSGNEAFNRSLYDYITNKTGDRHSPEWLQGDPAGGWSPLIESMITEYNALLNAAEPDPETADKRRIYTNTRVNFTFDPEVYHSAKEQWFRHDAEIVQMTGELFDGQSGAVIPRYFWRDAEHFLNTGAGYTLLWEGENASSAFSAYRTEEQLEIGIESAAGHRGKRFAFSVCSALIDYCLEHGLEPVWGCRLENEGSYQLAQKLGFKPSLTIPYYRLAE from the coding sequence ATGCTGAAGCTGGATAGCCGGGACTATGCCCTGGCTCTGCCGCTGTTAAGTCAAGTGAAGATCAACACCTTGTTTGCTGAAGCTGTACTCAAGGGGCAAACTACGGGCAATGTTTATGTGGACTCTCTGCAGACCCCCCGTACCTTTTATGTGGCACATGATTACGGGATGTCGCTGGTCTATGGGGATTCGGGCAATGAGGCGTTTAACCGGAGCTTATATGATTATATTACTAACAAGACAGGGGACAGGCATTCTCCGGAATGGCTGCAGGGTGATCCGGCAGGAGGCTGGTCTCCGCTGATTGAGTCTATGATTACTGAGTATAACGCACTGCTGAATGCGGCAGAGCCCGATCCTGAAACGGCTGATAAACGGAGAATATACACCAATACCAGAGTGAATTTCACCTTTGACCCGGAAGTCTACCATAGTGCGAAGGAACAGTGGTTCCGGCATGATGCAGAGATTGTACAGATGACCGGCGAGTTGTTTGACGGGCAATCCGGCGCCGTGATTCCACGGTATTTCTGGCGGGATGCAGAACACTTCCTGAATACAGGCGCAGGATACACCCTGCTCTGGGAAGGGGAGAATGCCTCGAGTGCGTTCTCGGCTTACCGTACGGAGGAGCAGCTGGAGATTGGGATTGAATCGGCAGCGGGCCACCGGGGGAAGCGGTTTGCCTTCTCGGTATGTTCTGCATTAATTGATTACTGCCTGGAGCATGGTCTGGAGCCGGTGTGGGGCTGCCGTCTGGAGAATGAGGGATCTTACCAACTGGCTCAGAAGCTGGGCTTCAAGCCGTCACTGACCATCCCCTATTACCGTTTGGCCGAGTGA